The Euwallacea fornicatus isolate EFF26 chromosome 3, ASM4011564v1, whole genome shotgun sequence genome has a segment encoding these proteins:
- the Nhe3 gene encoding sodium/hydrogen exchanger 7 isoform X6, translating into MSLNTIVNVVILLQIVINEGYGAASDIQLDAKAQSTHRIDSLNLLSYTLLLILTVLTIWLFKHRRFSFIHETGLAVIYGLIVGAIIRYSGATSQVVNMQVFVDETRYNSSLPPDTLSLYMPRPGGSKNLTFQYVFRNEIDDVKENEIDLKATFDPEIFFNIILPPIIFHAGYSLKRKYFFRNLGAILTFAIIGTTVSSFIVGALMYGCVQLMPAHLANSFTFLDTLYFGALISSTDPLTILAIFHDLNVDVNLYALIFGESVLNDAVAIVLSGSIQHYGKRYQLGTGGFEIKAFFQAVGDFFGIFMLSLLIGAVMGCITALMTKFTRVRDFPLLESALFVLMSYSTFLIAEASDLTGVVSVLFCGICQAHYTYNNLSQDSRIRTKQIFELLNFLAENFIFSYIGVSMFTFPKHHFAPWFIFAGFMCAAIGRAANVYPLSFLLNLGRQPKIPTNFQHMLFFAGLRGAMSFALAIRNTRSEARQAMLTTTSLIVIITVIIQGGATMNLLKWLKIPIGNDDETEALSQNGTPSVYNSMERDSGTISTPRSDANDPFGPPERPKPNDKAFLARIWGSFDTKYMKPLLTQSRPTLLDTMPVCCSPVARFLTTTEQMTQPINSISGHQV; encoded by the exons ATGTCATTGAATACAATTGTAAATGTAGTGATATTACTGCAAATTGTGATAAACGAAGGTTATGGAGCTGCATCAGATATCCAGCTGGATGCTAAAGCCCAATCTACTCATAGAATAGATAGCTTAAATCTGTTGTCATATAcccttttattaattttaacagtTCTTACAATATGGTTGTTTAAACATCGCAGATTTAGCTTCATTCATGAGACTGGCTTAGCTGTTATATATG GCCTTATAGTTGGAGCTATAATTAGGTACTCTGGAGCAACTTCCCAAGTAGTCAACATGCAAGTTTTTGTGGACGAAACAAGATATAACTCAAGCCTTCCACCTGATACTTTATCACTCTACATGCCAAGACCAGGTGGTAGCAAAAACCTCACTTTTCAGTATGTTTTCCGAAATGAAATTGAtgatgttaaagaaaatgagaTCGATCTGAAAGCTACCTTTGatccagaaatatttttcaacataatTTTACCTCCTATTATTTTCCATGCAGGCTATTCCTTGAAACGG AAATACTTTTTCCGTAACCTGGGTGCGATACTAACTTTTGCGATAATCGGTACAACTGTTTCCTCCTTTATTGTGGGAGCACTGATGTACGGGTGCGTCCAGCTTATGCCCGCCCATCTGGCGAATAGCTTCACATTCCTGGATACACTTTATTTCGGAGCACTAATTTCTTCTACTGACCCTCTGACAATCCTCGCTATTTTTCATGATCTTAACGTAGACGTTAACTTATATGCCTTAATATTCGGTGAAAGTGTTCTTAATGATGCCGTCGCCATCGTGCTTAGTGG GTCGATTCAACATTATGGAAAGAGGTATCAGTTGGGAACTGGcggttttgaaataaaagcatttttccaAGCAGTAGGCgacttttttggaatttttatgcTCTCTTTGTTAATTGGTGCTGTGATGGGATGCATTACTGCATTGAT GACCAAATTTACCAGGGTTCGAGACTTTCCACTTCTAGAATCCGCATTGTTTGTTCTTATGTCATACAGTACATTTTTAATCGCCGAAGCTTCCGACCTCACAG gGGTAGTCTCAGTTTTATTTTGCGGAATCTGTCAAGCTCATTACACATACAACAATTTGTCCCAGGATTCCAGAATACGAACCAAGCAAATTTTCGAGTTGCTCAATTTTTtagctgaaaattttatattttcttatatCGGGGTTTCCATGTTCACGTTTCCGAAGCATCATTTTGCTCCTTGGTTTATTTTTGCCGGATTC ATGTGTGCGGCAATAGGCAGAGCCGCGAATGTATATCCTTTGTCATTCCTTTTGAACTTGGGAAGACAACCCAAGATTCCTACAAATTTCCAGCACATGCTGTTCTTCGCAG GTTTACGTGGAGCTATGTCTTTCGCCTTGGCAATTAGAAATACGCGTTCAGAGGCCAGGCAAGCCATGCTAACTACAACCTCTCTTATAGTTATTATTACAGTAATAATACAAGGGGGGGCAACaatgaatttattgaaatggCTGAAGATTCC CATTGGAAACGATGATGAAACTGAGGCGCTTTCCCAAAACGGAACACCTAGT GTATACAATTCGATGGAAAGGGATTCAGGG ACAATTTCTACTCCGAGAAGTGACGCTAATGACCCTTTCGGTCCTCCTGAACGTCCCAAACCTAACGACAAGGCCTTTTTGGCTCGAATTTGGGGATCTTTCGATACCAAATACATGAAACCTTTGCTGACTCAGTCCCGACCTACTTTACTGGATACTATGCCAGTATGTTGCAGTCCGGTAGCACGATTTTTGACCACCACAGAACAAATGACCCAG CCAATCAACTCTATCAGCGGACATCAAGTGTAA
- the Nhe3 gene encoding sodium/hydrogen exchanger 6 isoform X2 — MSLNTIVNVVILLQIVINEGYGAASDIQLDAKAQSTHRIDSLNLLSYTLLLILTVLTIWLFKHRRFSFIHETGLAVIYGLIVGAIIRYSGATSQVVNMQVFVDETRYNSSLPPDTLSLYMPRPGGSKNLTFQYVFRNEIDDVKENEIDLKATFDPEIFFNIILPPIIFHAGYSLKRKYFFRNLGAILTFAIIGTTVSSFIVGALMYGCVQLMPAHLANSFTFLDTLYFGALISSTDPLTILAIFHDLNVDVNLYALIFGESVLNDAVAIVLSGSIQHYGKRYQLGTGGFEIKAFFQAVGDFFGIFMLSLLIGAVMGCITALISKFTRVRDFPLLESALFVLMSYSTFLIAEASDLTGVVSVLFCGICQAHYTYNNLSQDSRIRTKQIFELLNFLAENFIFSYIGVSMFTFPKHHFAPWFIFAGFMCAAIGRAANVYPLSFLLNLGRQPKIPTNFQHMLFFAGLRGAMSFALAIRNTRSEARQAMLTTTSLIVIITVIIQGGATMNLLKWLKIPIGNDDETEALSQNGTPSVYNSMERDSGTISTPRSDANDPFGPPERPKPNDKAFLARIWGSFDTKYMKPLLTQSRPTLLDTMPVCCSPVARFLTTTEQMTQEGGNLVKTRDSDSDLCIEESDLATNSRLNTRYRVVNYDANGDINIAFRLEDLRNS, encoded by the exons ATGTCATTGAATACAATTGTAAATGTAGTGATATTACTGCAAATTGTGATAAACGAAGGTTATGGAGCTGCATCAGATATCCAGCTGGATGCTAAAGCCCAATCTACTCATAGAATAGATAGCTTAAATCTGTTGTCATATAcccttttattaattttaacagtTCTTACAATATGGTTGTTTAAACATCGCAGATTTAGCTTCATTCATGAGACTGGCTTAGCTGTTATATATG GCCTTATAGTTGGAGCTATAATTAGGTACTCTGGAGCAACTTCCCAAGTAGTCAACATGCAAGTTTTTGTGGACGAAACAAGATATAACTCAAGCCTTCCACCTGATACTTTATCACTCTACATGCCAAGACCAGGTGGTAGCAAAAACCTCACTTTTCAGTATGTTTTCCGAAATGAAATTGAtgatgttaaagaaaatgagaTCGATCTGAAAGCTACCTTTGatccagaaatatttttcaacataatTTTACCTCCTATTATTTTCCATGCAGGCTATTCCTTGAAACGG AAATACTTTTTCCGTAACCTGGGTGCGATACTAACTTTTGCGATAATCGGTACAACTGTTTCCTCCTTTATTGTGGGAGCACTGATGTACGGGTGCGTCCAGCTTATGCCCGCCCATCTGGCGAATAGCTTCACATTCCTGGATACACTTTATTTCGGAGCACTAATTTCTTCTACTGACCCTCTGACAATCCTCGCTATTTTTCATGATCTTAACGTAGACGTTAACTTATATGCCTTAATATTCGGTGAAAGTGTTCTTAATGATGCCGTCGCCATCGTGCTTAGTGG GTCGATTCAACATTATGGAAAGAGGTATCAGTTGGGAACTGGcggttttgaaataaaagcatttttccaAGCAGTAGGCgacttttttggaatttttatgcTCTCTTTGTTAATTGGTGCTGTGATGGGATGCATTACTGCATTGATAtc CAAATTTACCAGGGTTCGAGACTTTCCACTTCTAGAATCCGCATTGTTTGTTCTTATGTCATACAGTACATTTTTAATCGCCGAAGCTTCCGACCTCACAG gGGTAGTCTCAGTTTTATTTTGCGGAATCTGTCAAGCTCATTACACATACAACAATTTGTCCCAGGATTCCAGAATACGAACCAAGCAAATTTTCGAGTTGCTCAATTTTTtagctgaaaattttatattttcttatatCGGGGTTTCCATGTTCACGTTTCCGAAGCATCATTTTGCTCCTTGGTTTATTTTTGCCGGATTC ATGTGTGCGGCAATAGGCAGAGCCGCGAATGTATATCCTTTGTCATTCCTTTTGAACTTGGGAAGACAACCCAAGATTCCTACAAATTTCCAGCACATGCTGTTCTTCGCAG GTTTACGTGGAGCTATGTCTTTCGCCTTGGCAATTAGAAATACGCGTTCAGAGGCCAGGCAAGCCATGCTAACTACAACCTCTCTTATAGTTATTATTACAGTAATAATACAAGGGGGGGCAACaatgaatttattgaaatggCTGAAGATTCC CATTGGAAACGATGATGAAACTGAGGCGCTTTCCCAAAACGGAACACCTAGT GTATACAATTCGATGGAAAGGGATTCAGGG ACAATTTCTACTCCGAGAAGTGACGCTAATGACCCTTTCGGTCCTCCTGAACGTCCCAAACCTAACGACAAGGCCTTTTTGGCTCGAATTTGGGGATCTTTCGATACCAAATACATGAAACCTTTGCTGACTCAGTCCCGACCTACTTTACTGGATACTATGCCAGTATGTTGCAGTCCGGTAGCACGATTTTTGACCACCACAGAACAAATGACCCAG GAAGGtggaaatttggtaaaaactAGAGACTCTGATTCGGATCTCTGTATCGAAGAGAGCGATCTAGCAACTAATTCGAGACTTAATACAAGA TACAGGGTGGTTAACTACGATGCGAATGGAGATATAAATATAGCATTCAGACTAGAGGATCTTAGAAACTCGTAA
- the Nhe3 gene encoding sodium/hydrogen exchanger 6 isoform X1, producing MSLNTIVNVVILLQIVINEGYGAASDIQLDAKAQSTHRIDSLNLLSYTLLLILTVLTIWLFKHRRFSFIHETGLAVIYGLIVGAIIRYSGATSQVVNMQVFVDETRYNSSLPPDTLSLYMPRPGGSKNLTFQYVFRNEIDDVKENEIDLKATFDPEIFFNIILPPIIFHAGYSLKRKYFFRNLGAILTFAIIGTTVSSFIVGALMYGCVQLMPAHLANSFTFLDTLYFGALISSTDPLTILAIFHDLNVDVNLYALIFGESVLNDAVAIVLSGSIQHYGKRYQLGTGGFEIKAFFQAVGDFFGIFMLSLLIGAVMGCITALMTKFTRVRDFPLLESALFVLMSYSTFLIAEASDLTGVVSVLFCGICQAHYTYNNLSQDSRIRTKQIFELLNFLAENFIFSYIGVSMFTFPKHHFAPWFIFAGFMCAAIGRAANVYPLSFLLNLGRQPKIPTNFQHMLFFAGLRGAMSFALAIRNTRSEARQAMLTTTSLIVIITVIIQGGATMNLLKWLKIPIGNDDETEALSQNGTPSVYNSMERDSGTISTPRSDANDPFGPPERPKPNDKAFLARIWGSFDTKYMKPLLTQSRPTLLDTMPVCCSPVARFLTTTEQMTQEGGNLVKTRDSDSDLCIEESDLATNSRLNTRYRVVNYDANGDINIAFRLEDLRNS from the exons ATGTCATTGAATACAATTGTAAATGTAGTGATATTACTGCAAATTGTGATAAACGAAGGTTATGGAGCTGCATCAGATATCCAGCTGGATGCTAAAGCCCAATCTACTCATAGAATAGATAGCTTAAATCTGTTGTCATATAcccttttattaattttaacagtTCTTACAATATGGTTGTTTAAACATCGCAGATTTAGCTTCATTCATGAGACTGGCTTAGCTGTTATATATG GCCTTATAGTTGGAGCTATAATTAGGTACTCTGGAGCAACTTCCCAAGTAGTCAACATGCAAGTTTTTGTGGACGAAACAAGATATAACTCAAGCCTTCCACCTGATACTTTATCACTCTACATGCCAAGACCAGGTGGTAGCAAAAACCTCACTTTTCAGTATGTTTTCCGAAATGAAATTGAtgatgttaaagaaaatgagaTCGATCTGAAAGCTACCTTTGatccagaaatatttttcaacataatTTTACCTCCTATTATTTTCCATGCAGGCTATTCCTTGAAACGG AAATACTTTTTCCGTAACCTGGGTGCGATACTAACTTTTGCGATAATCGGTACAACTGTTTCCTCCTTTATTGTGGGAGCACTGATGTACGGGTGCGTCCAGCTTATGCCCGCCCATCTGGCGAATAGCTTCACATTCCTGGATACACTTTATTTCGGAGCACTAATTTCTTCTACTGACCCTCTGACAATCCTCGCTATTTTTCATGATCTTAACGTAGACGTTAACTTATATGCCTTAATATTCGGTGAAAGTGTTCTTAATGATGCCGTCGCCATCGTGCTTAGTGG GTCGATTCAACATTATGGAAAGAGGTATCAGTTGGGAACTGGcggttttgaaataaaagcatttttccaAGCAGTAGGCgacttttttggaatttttatgcTCTCTTTGTTAATTGGTGCTGTGATGGGATGCATTACTGCATTGAT GACCAAATTTACCAGGGTTCGAGACTTTCCACTTCTAGAATCCGCATTGTTTGTTCTTATGTCATACAGTACATTTTTAATCGCCGAAGCTTCCGACCTCACAG gGGTAGTCTCAGTTTTATTTTGCGGAATCTGTCAAGCTCATTACACATACAACAATTTGTCCCAGGATTCCAGAATACGAACCAAGCAAATTTTCGAGTTGCTCAATTTTTtagctgaaaattttatattttcttatatCGGGGTTTCCATGTTCACGTTTCCGAAGCATCATTTTGCTCCTTGGTTTATTTTTGCCGGATTC ATGTGTGCGGCAATAGGCAGAGCCGCGAATGTATATCCTTTGTCATTCCTTTTGAACTTGGGAAGACAACCCAAGATTCCTACAAATTTCCAGCACATGCTGTTCTTCGCAG GTTTACGTGGAGCTATGTCTTTCGCCTTGGCAATTAGAAATACGCGTTCAGAGGCCAGGCAAGCCATGCTAACTACAACCTCTCTTATAGTTATTATTACAGTAATAATACAAGGGGGGGCAACaatgaatttattgaaatggCTGAAGATTCC CATTGGAAACGATGATGAAACTGAGGCGCTTTCCCAAAACGGAACACCTAGT GTATACAATTCGATGGAAAGGGATTCAGGG ACAATTTCTACTCCGAGAAGTGACGCTAATGACCCTTTCGGTCCTCCTGAACGTCCCAAACCTAACGACAAGGCCTTTTTGGCTCGAATTTGGGGATCTTTCGATACCAAATACATGAAACCTTTGCTGACTCAGTCCCGACCTACTTTACTGGATACTATGCCAGTATGTTGCAGTCCGGTAGCACGATTTTTGACCACCACAGAACAAATGACCCAG GAAGGtggaaatttggtaaaaactAGAGACTCTGATTCGGATCTCTGTATCGAAGAGAGCGATCTAGCAACTAATTCGAGACTTAATACAAGA TACAGGGTGGTTAACTACGATGCGAATGGAGATATAAATATAGCATTCAGACTAGAGGATCTTAGAAACTCGTAA
- the Nhe3 gene encoding sodium/hydrogen exchanger 6 isoform X4 has protein sequence MSLNTIVNVVILLQIVINEGYGAASDIQLDAKAQSTHRIDSLNLLSYTLLLILTVLTIWLFKHRRFSFIHETGLAVIYGLIVGAIIRYSGATSQVVNMQVFVDETRYNSSLPPDTLSLYMPRPGGSKNLTFQYVFRNEIDDVKENEIDLKATFDPEIFFNIILPPIIFHAGYSLKRKYFFRNLGAILTFAIIGTTVSSFIVGALMYGCVQLMPAHLANSFTFLDTLYFGALISSTDPLTILAIFHDLNVDVNLYALIFGESVLNDAVAIVLSGSIQHYGKRYQLGTGGFEIKAFFQAVGDFFGIFMLSLLIGAVMGCITALMTKFTRVRDFPLLESALFVLMSYSTFLIAEASDLTGVVSVLFCGICQAHYTYNNLSQDSRIRTKQIFELLNFLAENFIFSYIGVSMFTFPKHHFAPWFIFAGFMCAAIGRAANVYPLSFLLNLGRQPKIPTNFQHMLFFAGLRGAMSFALAIRNTRSEARQAMLTTTSLIVIITVIIQGGATMNLLKWLKIPIGNDDETEALSQNGTPSVYNSMERDSGTISTPRSDANDPFGPPERPKPNDKAFLARIWGSFDTKYMKPLLTQSRPTLLDTMPVCCSPVARFLTTTEQMTQEGGNLVKTRDSDSDLCIEESDLATNSRLNTRPINSISGHQV, from the exons ATGTCATTGAATACAATTGTAAATGTAGTGATATTACTGCAAATTGTGATAAACGAAGGTTATGGAGCTGCATCAGATATCCAGCTGGATGCTAAAGCCCAATCTACTCATAGAATAGATAGCTTAAATCTGTTGTCATATAcccttttattaattttaacagtTCTTACAATATGGTTGTTTAAACATCGCAGATTTAGCTTCATTCATGAGACTGGCTTAGCTGTTATATATG GCCTTATAGTTGGAGCTATAATTAGGTACTCTGGAGCAACTTCCCAAGTAGTCAACATGCAAGTTTTTGTGGACGAAACAAGATATAACTCAAGCCTTCCACCTGATACTTTATCACTCTACATGCCAAGACCAGGTGGTAGCAAAAACCTCACTTTTCAGTATGTTTTCCGAAATGAAATTGAtgatgttaaagaaaatgagaTCGATCTGAAAGCTACCTTTGatccagaaatatttttcaacataatTTTACCTCCTATTATTTTCCATGCAGGCTATTCCTTGAAACGG AAATACTTTTTCCGTAACCTGGGTGCGATACTAACTTTTGCGATAATCGGTACAACTGTTTCCTCCTTTATTGTGGGAGCACTGATGTACGGGTGCGTCCAGCTTATGCCCGCCCATCTGGCGAATAGCTTCACATTCCTGGATACACTTTATTTCGGAGCACTAATTTCTTCTACTGACCCTCTGACAATCCTCGCTATTTTTCATGATCTTAACGTAGACGTTAACTTATATGCCTTAATATTCGGTGAAAGTGTTCTTAATGATGCCGTCGCCATCGTGCTTAGTGG GTCGATTCAACATTATGGAAAGAGGTATCAGTTGGGAACTGGcggttttgaaataaaagcatttttccaAGCAGTAGGCgacttttttggaatttttatgcTCTCTTTGTTAATTGGTGCTGTGATGGGATGCATTACTGCATTGAT GACCAAATTTACCAGGGTTCGAGACTTTCCACTTCTAGAATCCGCATTGTTTGTTCTTATGTCATACAGTACATTTTTAATCGCCGAAGCTTCCGACCTCACAG gGGTAGTCTCAGTTTTATTTTGCGGAATCTGTCAAGCTCATTACACATACAACAATTTGTCCCAGGATTCCAGAATACGAACCAAGCAAATTTTCGAGTTGCTCAATTTTTtagctgaaaattttatattttcttatatCGGGGTTTCCATGTTCACGTTTCCGAAGCATCATTTTGCTCCTTGGTTTATTTTTGCCGGATTC ATGTGTGCGGCAATAGGCAGAGCCGCGAATGTATATCCTTTGTCATTCCTTTTGAACTTGGGAAGACAACCCAAGATTCCTACAAATTTCCAGCACATGCTGTTCTTCGCAG GTTTACGTGGAGCTATGTCTTTCGCCTTGGCAATTAGAAATACGCGTTCAGAGGCCAGGCAAGCCATGCTAACTACAACCTCTCTTATAGTTATTATTACAGTAATAATACAAGGGGGGGCAACaatgaatttattgaaatggCTGAAGATTCC CATTGGAAACGATGATGAAACTGAGGCGCTTTCCCAAAACGGAACACCTAGT GTATACAATTCGATGGAAAGGGATTCAGGG ACAATTTCTACTCCGAGAAGTGACGCTAATGACCCTTTCGGTCCTCCTGAACGTCCCAAACCTAACGACAAGGCCTTTTTGGCTCGAATTTGGGGATCTTTCGATACCAAATACATGAAACCTTTGCTGACTCAGTCCCGACCTACTTTACTGGATACTATGCCAGTATGTTGCAGTCCGGTAGCACGATTTTTGACCACCACAGAACAAATGACCCAG GAAGGtggaaatttggtaaaaactAGAGACTCTGATTCGGATCTCTGTATCGAAGAGAGCGATCTAGCAACTAATTCGAGACTTAATACAAGA CCAATCAACTCTATCAGCGGACATCAAGTGTAA
- the Nhe3 gene encoding sodium/hydrogen exchanger 6 isoform X5 — MSLNTIVNVVILLQIVINEGYGAASDIQLDAKAQSTHRIDSLNLLSYTLLLILTVLTIWLFKHRRFSFIHETGLAVIYGLIVGAIIRYSGATSQVVNMQVFVDETRYNSSLPPDTLSLYMPRPGGSKNLTFQYVFRNEIDDVKENEIDLKATFDPEIFFNIILPPIIFHAGYSLKRKYFFRNLGAILTFAIIGTTVSSFIVGALMYGCVQLMPAHLANSFTFLDTLYFGALISSTDPLTILAIFHDLNVDVNLYALIFGESVLNDAVAIVLSGSIQHYGKRYQLGTGGFEIKAFFQAVGDFFGIFMLSLLIGAVMGCITALMTKFTRVRDFPLLESALFVLMSYSTFLIAEASDLTGVVSVLFCGICQAHYTYNNLSQDSRIRTKQIFELLNFLAENFIFSYIGVSMFTFPKHHFAPWFIFAGFMCAAIGRAANVYPLSFLLNLGRQPKIPTNFQHMLFFAGLRGAMSFALAIRNTRSEARQAMLTTTSLIVIITVIIQGGATMNLLKWLKIPIGNDDETEALSQNGTPSVYNSMERDSGTISTPRSDANDPFGPPERPKPNDKAFLARIWGSFDTKYMKPLLTQSRPTLLDTMPVCCSPVARFLTTTEQMTQYRVVNYDANGDINIAFRLEDLRNS, encoded by the exons ATGTCATTGAATACAATTGTAAATGTAGTGATATTACTGCAAATTGTGATAAACGAAGGTTATGGAGCTGCATCAGATATCCAGCTGGATGCTAAAGCCCAATCTACTCATAGAATAGATAGCTTAAATCTGTTGTCATATAcccttttattaattttaacagtTCTTACAATATGGTTGTTTAAACATCGCAGATTTAGCTTCATTCATGAGACTGGCTTAGCTGTTATATATG GCCTTATAGTTGGAGCTATAATTAGGTACTCTGGAGCAACTTCCCAAGTAGTCAACATGCAAGTTTTTGTGGACGAAACAAGATATAACTCAAGCCTTCCACCTGATACTTTATCACTCTACATGCCAAGACCAGGTGGTAGCAAAAACCTCACTTTTCAGTATGTTTTCCGAAATGAAATTGAtgatgttaaagaaaatgagaTCGATCTGAAAGCTACCTTTGatccagaaatatttttcaacataatTTTACCTCCTATTATTTTCCATGCAGGCTATTCCTTGAAACGG AAATACTTTTTCCGTAACCTGGGTGCGATACTAACTTTTGCGATAATCGGTACAACTGTTTCCTCCTTTATTGTGGGAGCACTGATGTACGGGTGCGTCCAGCTTATGCCCGCCCATCTGGCGAATAGCTTCACATTCCTGGATACACTTTATTTCGGAGCACTAATTTCTTCTACTGACCCTCTGACAATCCTCGCTATTTTTCATGATCTTAACGTAGACGTTAACTTATATGCCTTAATATTCGGTGAAAGTGTTCTTAATGATGCCGTCGCCATCGTGCTTAGTGG GTCGATTCAACATTATGGAAAGAGGTATCAGTTGGGAACTGGcggttttgaaataaaagcatttttccaAGCAGTAGGCgacttttttggaatttttatgcTCTCTTTGTTAATTGGTGCTGTGATGGGATGCATTACTGCATTGAT GACCAAATTTACCAGGGTTCGAGACTTTCCACTTCTAGAATCCGCATTGTTTGTTCTTATGTCATACAGTACATTTTTAATCGCCGAAGCTTCCGACCTCACAG gGGTAGTCTCAGTTTTATTTTGCGGAATCTGTCAAGCTCATTACACATACAACAATTTGTCCCAGGATTCCAGAATACGAACCAAGCAAATTTTCGAGTTGCTCAATTTTTtagctgaaaattttatattttcttatatCGGGGTTTCCATGTTCACGTTTCCGAAGCATCATTTTGCTCCTTGGTTTATTTTTGCCGGATTC ATGTGTGCGGCAATAGGCAGAGCCGCGAATGTATATCCTTTGTCATTCCTTTTGAACTTGGGAAGACAACCCAAGATTCCTACAAATTTCCAGCACATGCTGTTCTTCGCAG GTTTACGTGGAGCTATGTCTTTCGCCTTGGCAATTAGAAATACGCGTTCAGAGGCCAGGCAAGCCATGCTAACTACAACCTCTCTTATAGTTATTATTACAGTAATAATACAAGGGGGGGCAACaatgaatttattgaaatggCTGAAGATTCC CATTGGAAACGATGATGAAACTGAGGCGCTTTCCCAAAACGGAACACCTAGT GTATACAATTCGATGGAAAGGGATTCAGGG ACAATTTCTACTCCGAGAAGTGACGCTAATGACCCTTTCGGTCCTCCTGAACGTCCCAAACCTAACGACAAGGCCTTTTTGGCTCGAATTTGGGGATCTTTCGATACCAAATACATGAAACCTTTGCTGACTCAGTCCCGACCTACTTTACTGGATACTATGCCAGTATGTTGCAGTCCGGTAGCACGATTTTTGACCACCACAGAACAAATGACCCAG TACAGGGTGGTTAACTACGATGCGAATGGAGATATAAATATAGCATTCAGACTAGAGGATCTTAGAAACTCGTAA